A region of the Paramormyrops kingsleyae isolate MSU_618 chromosome 6, PKINGS_0.4, whole genome shotgun sequence genome:
TTAATAGATGTGATATTGATTATTTTTGTCTGGCGGCTCACTGAGCTTTATGTGCTTCCTGTCTTCCCCATGCAGTGACCagggacaggtgaccacagagTCCCAATAAGAAAAGTGGAGTCTCGCATAACCACTGCCCCAGCACTTTAGTGAGGATGCGAGCAGGTGCGGCTGTTGCGGGACAGACAGCCTGTGAGCTCTGCGGAGACCCAGGCTACAACAGCTAACATGCTGCATCTTGGACAGATTACAGGAGATCCTGTGCCCCTATTATCATGTAATGATGTTGTTTTCAGATTTTTCAGACCTTACTTATTTCCTGACATTCTGGCAAGAGTGATATGTAATGGTGAAGCCAGTCCACatggttttttattattttttttttatttttagcacGGCCATCTGGCGTCTGCCGCTTTTCTACAGTTTTTGTTTCTCTCCATCTGTTTTTTAAATGGGCATCATGAATTGCTGATGGAAAACCTCATACTGAAATTGGGATGTCATTAAACAGAGGGATCTGTGCATGCATGTGGGTGGGTGTTTCGCTGGGTAATGGAAAGACCTTTTAGCACAGTATTGCACCCACACTATTAGCTAACGCTCTTCAGACTCAGATTCGAGATGCCAATACTGTCATCATATGGACCGGTGAAAAGTAAAACTCTCTCTGCATTTGGTGACAAAGACAATAAATTTATTGGAACTCACATTTGTAATATATTAATGATTTTGGGATTTTTTTGGAAAAGGCAGTGGTTGAAGCTTTTTCCTCCATTGCCATCATGAATTAAGCTTGAGCATGGATCCATGTGGAGATATGGGGGCTCCGGCACGATTGAGAGGGAAGAGCTGGCGGTCTGTAGGCTAGAGGCCCCCTCTGGGCTCCACCTGAACCATTGCATCACAGAACCACATGTGCCCACTGGGTACTTTCACCCATAGTCTAGAAGACGGGAGGACATGTGTTTTCAGTTTGACCAGGAATTCTTTCTTCCATGATTTTTGTTTGTAATAAAACTGGTGAGATAAACAAACAGGCATGTACACACCTTGGTCACTTGATGCTGATCAGTCTTCAGTTTCAACATCAAACTGCCTTCTGTAAGCTCAAAGTCGTGGCGTTTTTGTAGCTTTTAGGACCGaagtattaaaaaaattaaattatgtcAAATTAGTCTTTTGATCCattcaagtttaaaaaaaaagattatgtGTTCAGCCAATTAGAATGTAAGAGTCTTTTTCAAGGACTTAAATTGTTGTACAGGTTTGAAATTCAGTAGCAAATCATTTCATGTTTTGCAGTAAACTggtaaaacaattaaatattGAAAAACTAAATCTCTGAATTTGCTACATAGATGCTGCAAAACAACATAAATTTCGTGCCATTACTTCCTAtaagtaatttttttcttttgagaaACTACAGTGTAGGTAGCAGTTGCTAGCAATTTATGCATAAAGTGTACAGAAATTCCTGTGATTCATTTGGTGATATATGCAGGCAGGAACAGTACTTTTGAATTCATGCGGCATAATAATTTTCAAAGGGAAATAAGTGCAGAGTATTTTCTTGTGCATactcattttgtatttttatggtAAACCATTGATTATAGATGAAAAGAcgcaaaaaatattttgactgtGTAGGAATGTCCAGAAATATGTTCTTTTTATGTAATTTAAATTGAACTAAAAGTATGACTGAATTCCAAGGATCTGAAAATGTACCAAAGCCCACATTTCAcaaaacatatacagtatacaattTACTAAGTGAATGAAAGGATGGAACTCAGTGGAAAAGTTCTCCAAACTTAATTCACATGATTGTGGGCATGCAGTTTGTTTCAGGACCATCACTGGAAGCTTCACCAGCCTGACAGACATTTCCCATTGAATTCATATAAAATAGGATGTTTTCTGATTACTGACAATCATATCTTGAGCTGGAGGTAAACTATATGTTAACTGCTTAAGGTTTTaatttgtaaatatatttttactgttGTTTGGCCATATAAAGGCCTGAGAGAAGATCTTTTGGTCTTAAAATAGCTCTATGAAACCTTGTGGGGCATGCAATTGTACCCTTCAGCAgggtacttaacctgaattacTTTAATGAGTATCCGGCTGTCACCATGacactgtactggataagtgctGTACAAAATGCACGGATGCAGTATGCCACAGTGTTAAAGGGTAATGTATAAAAAATGGGGCATGttgcttttaattaaaatgtttgttaactaaataaaaaaacaatacatttaCGTTTATGTATGGTTCCATTGGTAAtaatttcatccatccatccattttctgaaaccacttaatcccaaacgctgttgcgggggggggggggaccggagcctatcccggggaacaatgggcgcaggcgggaaccaaccctgggctgTCGCCAACACACCGcggggcacacacactcacacgcacacacgcacactcacacgcacacactcacacacacactcacgcacacactcacacgcacacactcacacgcacacgcacactcacacaactacaaGGCCAATTTAGATTCACCATGGtaataatttgtttgcactGAATGCACTGAAAGACTACAAGTAAGAACAGTAATATGGGCCctaaatatacaaaaataaaaccccTATTATGCTGTTATTTTTGTTACATATTACACAAATACTGGCAATACGGCACATATAATGAAGCTACTGTTTGATGGTATAAAGTTATGAAATGTATACTACATAACCTTCCTCATGCAAGTACTGGCATGGGCCAGGCAATCAGGATGACCTGAGATATACTTTTAACAAACAAAGGTACAAATAGCCTCTTAATTACTCACATAATTACGATATGGGTCTTAAGATATAATGGGTGTAAGGAAATGATAAATAATATTTTGTTACAATGGCTCAATTGGAGCCACTATTGCCTCACAACTTGGAGTTTCAGAATTCCAGCTCTGTTCTGTGGTTGTGCAATTTTTATATCACACTTTCCTCCCGGAGCCCAACTGGAATCTCTATATTACCCCGAGTGTatgattatgtgtgtgtgtcctgtaatCAACTCACATCCCATGTAGGGTGCAGCTCTGCCCTTTGCCTTGGGCTTTAGAAACCTTCCCAGCCCTGACTAAGAGGCTAGAAGATAGGTGGATGAATGATGTTTTATTGCCCCCTAGTGGATAATATCTAGTACATAGGGTACCTAATTCTGGTAATACAGCAATgagtatatttaattatatgcAGGACTCATATAAAGAGATTTTGCATTTTGAAGAATAACCAAGTATTATCTATCTATTAGTTTGTTTGTTCATATTTCAAGCAATGCATTTTGTCTTTAATTCCCGGAAAAAATACCATGTCAGTAATGATTTGTAACTACACAGGCTGCACTTGGGGCTGATTTGATTAAATATAACTTCAGCATTGGACAGTGGCAAGATGAGATGGTTTTATGGTGTTGAtccccagggggaaattctcttttttgcctatcccatcttgctctccgtaGGTGAGAACAAGCTTGGCAAAAAAGGGCAGACACCTCTTGCATCACCCAGAGAGGGGGAGGTTAAGGACTGTGCTGAAGGATCTGCAAACATGGTGAGACGGGGcttaaaccaacaaccttccgattacagCCAAagaggctcagcccactgagccacgcgCTTACCCCAAAGATGATGAAACGACTGTTCGGTTGATTGACAGTGAGAGTAAAGACTGATCTATATTTTTGTGTACAATCACATGTCACAGGTATGGCGTAGCTGTGTATCCCACGCCTATACGCCTACGCGATACCCTAATGCTTctccccagaaatgtaactacaggCATCAGACTACAGTGTAGGGCACGTAGCTACCTATGATGCAGATTTTGTGCAGAAGTATAAACCAGCCTTAGGAGTGTGTCCGGAAGTGGGGCTCCTGGTATTATGTTTCACAAGGGTCACATCAAAGGAAGCAACCTTCATCGACGTAGGAGCACCAgaggatccatccatccatccatccatccatccatccatcatcttccgcttgtccggggttcaggtcgcgggggtagtagcttcaggagagatacccagacctccctctccccagctacctctaccagctcctcggggaggacgccgaggcgttcccaggccagtcgagagatataatccctccagtgaGTCCTGGGTCAGAGGATCCAATTACTGTGATTTTCCGCCCTTCAGCCATTGTTCAAGCATTTCATAGAAATGATTAAGCAAATCATAATAGGAGATTCATTGTCTTTAATATAAGCCTACATTGGAAATTTACTGGAATTGTCTGGTTCTTTTTAAAGAAACCTATGCATTTGTAAATGTCTTGACATGTTATTAAACCACACTATTCAGTAATCATCTTATTAAAAGGCAAAAAATCTTTAGTTTTTGTGACACAGAATAGATATTACATTACTCTGTACAAATTTGAACAACAGTATTAGCAAATTATTCAGGCATACATCACAAAAATTGAAAGAAAAAATCTTACACATTTGACTGTTTGTAATTGACTTGTCTCATTTTCTTGGCATTTGATTGGCAAGTGGATTATTTACATGACTTTTCCAAACAATGACTTCGTCCttcacaaaatataacaaatgCACACCGTGTAAACAAAGgatgtattttgaaaatgacaggaaattacataaaatacaaATCATTTAACTGTAAGAATTTTAGATGCATCAACATAATAGTGTTTTACACCTAAACCCATTAGTAAGattatttacaaacatttgtttcTAATACATAGACAAAcattttactttaaagtatgcataaataggctaattTAAACTGTGATGAAATATTATTCTTGCATTTATCTGTATATTCTGCACAATTCTATTTAAATTACCATGGACTATGGCCGAAATATGCAGGGTGTGAAATTATTTTGTGAAagataattaaattaaaaaccaTTGGTTAACCATCGTTAACCAATTAGAGGATCAGAGGAGTTATGTGACTCGTCCGACAGAGAAAATATATGACGTAGGTAAATGTATCGACTTATATAAATGCGGCATGCATGGTCTGCAATATGCTGCCAGTCCTTGGCTTCCGGTTCTCCACTTCTGGTTCTCTTACTCTTTTTTGATGGCATTGAGCAGAACACTAGCACCCCCCTGTGGTTCCATTGTGGGCTGATTTACCCTGCCCCTCCTATCTTGGTGGGTTTTGACATGCTTGGCCAGGTGATCGCTCCTCATGAACCGCTTTCCGCACTGCGAGCAGCTGAAGCGTTTCTCACCGGTGTGTGTCCGTAGGTGGCGCTGCAGCTCATCTGACCGAGTGAAGTTCTTACCGCAAAAGAGCCAGTTACAGATGAAGGGCCGTTCCCCGGCATGCCAGCGTAGGTGTGCCTTCAGGTGTGACGTCTTCTTGTAGACTTTGCCACACTCGGGAATATGGCAGATATGGATCTTCTTCTTGCCCTGATCCAGGCCGCTGGCTGAGGTCTGGCAGTTGGGACACTTGCATCGCCGGCAGCGACGAGTGGAGCCCAGGAGCGCTTTGGAGCTGCCCTGAAGGAAGGCGGTCATCTGAGGCTGGTGACCCAGCATGAGCTGCCCTCCCAGGGAGAAAGCATGGCTAGGGGGAGAGGGGTTACTTTGTGGAAGGCTCCACCACTGCTGCCCCTCATCCACAGGTCCTCCAGAATGATGGTGCCTGGAAGAGGAGCTCTGCAGGAAGCTGGGGAAGTTCTGACCCGTGCTATTGGGGTGACTGTAGCAGGAGCTGCTGCCTTGTCCCTGGGTGGAAGAAATGACCTTGACAGGGGAGAGATCAATGGAGTATGCAGTGGAGGGCTCAGCAGGGGGGGTAAGAGGCAGCTcatggtgatgatggtgatggtggGAGTAGGAGCCCAGAGCAGACTGCACATGTCCAGGGAACTGAACCTTAGCTACTGGGAAGGGCATCTGATGGGCAGCGAGGCCAGAGCCAGGTGCTATTTCGTTGCTCCAGAGCTGAAACATGCTGGATGTGGAGCCTACTGCCACCTCGCAGGGGAACCAGGGCCCCTCTGCCCCAGGACTGCAGCCGAGTGGCCAGGACTGGCTGCGCGTGGAGGGCAGGAAGGACAAGCAGTGGGGGCCTCCGTCCGGGGAAGAGCTGGGGGTGCGGTCCTGCCAACAGGCCAGGCATAACATTACCATCAATAACACAAAACCAACTATTATTATATTTGTGATGGTAAAATTTCCTGATAAAGAAAATGCATATGTTTGTTAGTTGTTTTactagtttttaaaaatatatattttataaccCGAACAATTATATCACACATATATAACACACATTAATCTAATGATAGTTTCTAGTTACATCTAATCACGTTCAACTGATTACCCATCTCTGGCAATGAAAAATTAACTACTGATATGTACAAATAAAGAGTCCACGTTTATGGAAAAGAAGCTTAGATTCATTTATACAACAAATGctttatttatcatttaaataaaaaaacgcacgcaacatcgtctataacaaAGTTGTCAGTAACTACAAACAAGCTAAGGTTAGGCTTTGAAAAAAGTCCAtgattataataaatatatataaagaatatttaaaaaatgtagaCTTCCGTAAGACATACATTCCATTGATCTATTCATTTATTACTTGCCTTTTTCCATCAACA
Encoded here:
- the sp5l gene encoding sp5 transcription factor-like isoform X1; translation: MQMATLALPRTDNFLQTFLQDRTPSSSPDGGPHCLSFLPSTRSQSWPLGCSPGAEGPWFPCEVAVGSTSSMFQLWSNEIAPGSGLAAHQMPFPVAKVQFPGHVQSALGSYSHHHHHHHELPLTPPAEPSTAYSIDLSPVKVISSTQGQGSSSCYSHPNSTGQNFPSFLQSSSSRHHHSGGPVDEGQQWWSLPQSNPSPPSHAFSLGGQLMLGHQPQMTAFLQGSSKALLGSTRRCRRCKCPNCQTSASGLDQGKKKIHICHIPECGKVYKKTSHLKAHLRWHAGERPFICNWLFCGKNFTRSDELQRHLRTHTGEKRFSCSQCGKRFMRSDHLAKHVKTHQDRRGRVNQPTMEPQGGASVLLNAIKKE
- the sp5l gene encoding sp5 transcription factor-like isoform X2; the encoded protein is MFQLWSNEIAPGSGLAAHQMPFPVAKVQFPGHVQSALGSYSHHHHHHHELPLTPPAEPSTAYSIDLSPVKVISSTQGQGSSSCYSHPNSTGQNFPSFLQSSSSRHHHSGGPVDEGQQWWSLPQSNPSPPSHAFSLGGQLMLGHQPQMTAFLQGSSKALLGSTRRCRRCKCPNCQTSASGLDQGKKKIHICHIPECGKVYKKTSHLKAHLRWHAGERPFICNWLFCGKNFTRSDELQRHLRTHTGEKRFSCSQCGKRFMRSDHLAKHVKTHQDRRGRVNQPTMEPQGGASVLLNAIKKE